In Dama dama isolate Ldn47 chromosome 9, ASM3311817v1, whole genome shotgun sequence, the following proteins share a genomic window:
- the B3GNT3 gene encoding N-acetyllactosaminide beta-1,3-N-acetylglucosaminyltransferase 3: protein MRCSRPLRKEAAVALLLATFILLFFSLHQSPPTCPHLKEPPRAPRAPDWPSPPFRPPPAPCRPNTSMASLPDFAGQPQHIRDFLLYKHCRDFALLQEVPPDKCADPVFLLLVIKSSPSNYERRELVRRTWGRERQILGAQLRRLFLLGTDSNALEARKVNRLLAMEARTHGDILQWDFHDSFFNLTLKQVLFLQWQRTQCSNASFLLNGDDDVFAHTDNMVAYLQSHNPDHHLFVGHLIHNVGPIRVPWSKYYVPKVVMEGEHYPPYCGGGGFLLSRFTATALCHASRALDLFPIDDVFLGMCLKREGLEPTSHSGIRTGGVQSPSSRLSSFDPCFYRELLLVHRFLPYEMLLMWDALSQPNLTCGRQRQVY from the exons ATGAGGTGTTCCCGTCCCCTGCGGAAAGAGGCGGCCGTGGCTCTGCTCCTAGCCAccttcatcctcctcttcttcagtctGCACCAGTCACCACCCACCTGCCCCCACCTGAAGGAGCCGCCGCGCGCCCCCAGGGCTCCGGACTGGCCCTCCCCGCCCTTccggcccccgcccgccccctgcCGGCCCAACACCTCCATGGCGTCCCTGCCGGACTTCGCAGGGCAGCCGCAGCACATCCGCGACTTCCTGCTCTACAAACACTGCCGCGACTTCGCGTTGCTGCAGGAAGTGCCGCCCGACAAGTGTGCGGACCCCGTCTTCCTGCTCTTGGTGATCAAGTCCTCGCCCAGCAACTACGAGCGCCGGGAGCTGGTGCGGCGTACGTGGGGCCGGGAGCGCCAGATTCTCGGCGCCCAGCTGCGCCGCCTCTTCCTGCTGGGCACCGACTCCAACGCGCTGGAGGCGCGCAAGGTCAACCGGCTGTTGGCCATGGAGGCGCGGACGCACGGGGACATTCTCCAGTGGGATTTCCACGACTCGTTCTTCAACCTCACGCTCAAGCAG GTGCTCTTCCTACAGTGGCAGAGGACACAGTGCAGCAATGCCAGCTTTTTGCTCAACGGGGACGATGACGTCTTTGCCCACACAGACAACATGGTCGCGTACCTGCAGAGCCACAACCCTGACCACCACCTCTTTGTGGGACACCTGATCCACAATGTGGGCCCCATCCGGGTTCCATGGAGCAAGTACTACGTGCCAAAGGTGGTCATGGAGGGGGAACACTACCCGCCCTACTGCGGGGGTGGTGGCTTCCTGCTGTCCCGCTTCACGGCCACCGCCCTGTGCCACGCCTCCCGCGCCCTGGACCTCTTCCCCATCGATGACGTCTTCCTGGGCATGTGCCTGAAGCGGGAGGGCCTGGAGCCCACCTCACACAGTGGTATCCGCACGGGAGGCGTTCAGTCCCCTTCCAGCCGCCTGTCCTCCTTTGACCCCTGCTTCTACCGAGAGCTGCTGCTGGTGCACCGCTTCTTGCCCTACGAGATGCTGCTCATGTGGGACGCGCTGAGCCAGCCCAACCTCACCTGTGGCAGGCAGAGACAGGTCTACTGA